One window from the genome of Kaistella carnis encodes:
- the porX gene encoding T9SS response regulator signal transducer PorX produces the protein MSKLIWIDDEVDLLKPHIVFLENKGYEVSPVNNVNEALEMIEKENFQLALLDENMPGISGLEAIPMIKNIDSAIKIVMVTKNEEELIMEQAIGSQIADYILKPVNPNQILLSLKKNLQEDTLVEQKTILEYQQEFRNLSMELSYLKTYKEWAEYYKKILNWEIKFDKVFDNEFSDLLQSQKEEANIQFSKFIENNYEDWLTSADKPMMSHTLFKDKIKAEVEKEKVLLLMIDNLRYDQWKVIEPLFTKFYNKTSEDYYYSILPTATQYARNSFFAGLMPSEIEKRFPQHWINDNEDGNKNEHEREFLEDQMKRLGLSGKSMKYLKILNADFERKVLEDFNQHKSNDLLVVVYNFIDILSHAKTDNVIVNQLIRDDKTFRSLTYTWFENSSLLKIIKQAAENGFKLVITTDHGTIYVKKPSKVVGDRETSTNIRYKTGRSLTYENNDVWAISNPEKLFLPKGNLSSKYIFAKNNIFLAYPKNYNHFVNYYKETYQHGGISLEECIIPISILEPK, from the coding sequence ATGTCAAAACTGATTTGGATTGATGATGAAGTAGATTTACTTAAGCCTCATATTGTATTTTTAGAAAATAAAGGTTACGAAGTTTCCCCCGTGAATAACGTGAACGAAGCCTTGGAAATGATAGAAAAAGAAAATTTTCAACTGGCTTTGCTGGATGAAAACATGCCGGGGATTTCTGGTCTGGAAGCCATCCCGATGATTAAGAACATCGACTCGGCCATTAAGATTGTAATGGTGACGAAAAATGAAGAGGAATTAATAATGGAGCAGGCGATCGGGTCGCAGATTGCGGATTACATCTTGAAACCTGTTAATCCCAATCAAATATTATTGTCTTTGAAGAAAAACCTACAGGAAGACACTTTGGTCGAGCAGAAAACAATTTTAGAATATCAGCAGGAATTCCGAAACCTTTCTATGGAACTTTCTTACCTGAAAACTTATAAAGAATGGGCAGAATATTATAAGAAAATCCTGAACTGGGAAATTAAATTTGATAAAGTTTTTGATAATGAATTCTCAGATTTATTACAGTCACAAAAAGAGGAAGCAAATATTCAGTTTTCTAAATTCATAGAAAACAATTACGAAGACTGGCTCACTTCTGCCGACAAACCGATGATGAGTCACACTTTATTTAAAGACAAAATAAAGGCGGAAGTTGAAAAGGAAAAAGTGCTCTTATTGATGATTGATAATCTACGATACGACCAGTGGAAAGTGATTGAGCCTTTGTTCACGAAGTTTTATAATAAAACTTCTGAAGATTACTATTACAGTATTTTACCGACTGCCACTCAATATGCACGTAATTCATTTTTTGCAGGTTTGATGCCTTCAGAAATTGAAAAAAGATTTCCACAGCATTGGATCAATGATAATGAAGACGGTAATAAAAACGAACACGAACGAGAGTTTCTGGAAGATCAAATGAAACGCCTGGGCCTTTCTGGAAAAAGTATGAAATATCTGAAAATATTGAATGCCGATTTCGAACGTAAGGTTTTAGAAGATTTTAATCAACACAAAAGTAATGATCTATTGGTAGTAGTCTATAACTTCATCGATATTCTTTCTCATGCAAAGACCGACAATGTCATTGTTAATCAGCTGATCAGAGATGATAAAACATTCCGATCTTTAACGTACACCTGGTTTGAAAATTCATCTTTATTAAAGATCATTAAACAGGCTGCAGAAAACGGATTTAAATTGGTAATTACGACAGATCACGGAACGATCTATGTGAAAAAACCGAGTAAAGTTGTGGGAGACCGAGAAACATCAACGAACATTCGGTACAAAACAGGAAGAAGTTTAACTTACGAAAACAATGATGTATGGGCGATTTCTAATCCGGAGAAATTATTTTTACCGAAAGGAAATCTTAGTTCGAAATATATTTTCGCGAAGAATAATATCTTTTTAGCTTACCCGAAAAATTACAATCATTTTGTAAATTATTATAAGGAAACCTATCAGCATGGTGGCATTTCTTTGGAGGAATGTATTATTCCGATCAGCATTTTAGAACCCAAATAG
- the lpxA gene encoding acyl-ACP--UDP-N-acetylglucosamine O-acyltransferase has protein sequence MIHQLAAVDKRAKIGKSVTVEPFTTIAGDVEIGEGTWIGSNVTIMDGARIGNNCRIFPGTVISAIPQDLKFDGEVTQVIIGDRTTLRECVTINRGTKALGFTKIGNDCLIMATSHVAHDCVLGNGVIIANGCGIAGHVEIGDFVVMGGLSAIQQFGKIGKHAMISGGSLIRKDVPPYVKVGRDPISYAGINSVGLRRRGFSNDKIFEIQKIYRAIFQMKMNVSQASSYVEKEMLPTAERDEILEFIKNSPSGIVKGYGTGRE, from the coding sequence ATGATTCATCAACTAGCTGCCGTAGACAAACGTGCGAAAATAGGAAAAAGCGTTACTGTAGAACCATTTACAACCATTGCCGGTGACGTAGAAATCGGCGAAGGAACCTGGATTGGTTCAAATGTGACGATTATGGATGGAGCCAGAATTGGTAACAATTGTCGAATTTTTCCCGGGACCGTTATTTCGGCTATCCCACAGGATTTGAAGTTTGACGGGGAAGTAACTCAAGTCATTATCGGTGACAGAACTACGCTTAGAGAGTGCGTCACGATTAATCGCGGAACTAAAGCCCTGGGTTTTACAAAGATTGGAAATGACTGTCTGATCATGGCAACTTCTCATGTTGCACATGACTGCGTTCTCGGGAATGGCGTTATTATCGCAAATGGATGCGGCATCGCGGGTCATGTAGAAATCGGCGATTTCGTAGTGATGGGTGGCCTTTCTGCTATTCAGCAATTCGGTAAAATCGGTAAACATGCCATGATTTCCGGAGGCTCTTTAATAAGGAAAGATGTTCCACCTTATGTAAAAGTAGGTCGGGATCCTATTTCTTATGCCGGAATTAATTCCGTAGGATTAAGACGCCGAGGATTTTCAAATGATAAAATTTTTGAAATTCAAAAAATCTACCGCGCTATTTTTCAGATGAAGATGAATGTTTCCCAAGCATCAAGTTATGTGGAAAAAGAAATGTTACCGACTGCAGAACGCGATGAAATTTTAGAATTCATCAAAAATTCGCCGAGCGGAATTGTCAAAGGTTACGGAACAGGAAGAGAATAA
- a CDS encoding bifunctional UDP-3-O-[3-hydroxymyristoyl] N-acetylglucosamine deacetylase/3-hydroxyacyl-ACP dehydratase → MSDKQKTLKEEISLSGIGLHTGREVTLTMKPAKENTGFVFVRTDLEGNPHIEADVNYVTTTERGTTLEKLGVRIHTCEHLLAALVGCDIDNAILEMDSAEPPILDGSSKFFVEAIEKAGIEEQSAVREYLVIKEVLSYSDPVTGSEITIIPSETYEVTTMVDFGTKVLGTQNATLKDISEFKEEFSAARTFSFLHELEMLLDAGLIKGGDMSNAIVYVDKELTPETADKLKKAFGKDEVSIRPNGILDNLTLNYPNEAARHKLLDVIGDLALVGVKIKGKIIANKPGHFINTQFAKKLNRQWKLQKKKNVPDIDIYKEPVYDINGIMRLMPHRPPFLLIDKILELSETHVVGLKNVTMNEPFFVGHFPKEPVMPGVLQVEALAQTGGILVLASVPDPENYSTYFIKMDKVKFKKKVVPGDTMVFKIELISPIRRGIVHMQGYGYVGDSVVVEAELMAQVAKNKAD, encoded by the coding sequence ATGAGTGATAAACAAAAAACACTAAAGGAAGAAATTTCTCTTTCGGGGATCGGTCTTCATACAGGTAGAGAGGTAACTCTGACCATGAAACCGGCCAAAGAAAATACGGGCTTCGTCTTTGTAAGAACCGATTTGGAGGGTAACCCACATATTGAGGCAGATGTTAATTATGTGACCACTACCGAAAGGGGCACTACTTTAGAAAAACTCGGTGTACGCATCCACACTTGTGAGCATTTACTTGCCGCCTTGGTTGGTTGTGATATTGATAATGCCATACTTGAAATGGACAGTGCAGAGCCGCCAATTTTAGACGGTTCTTCAAAATTCTTTGTAGAGGCAATCGAAAAAGCAGGTATCGAAGAGCAAAGTGCAGTTCGTGAATATTTGGTGATTAAAGAGGTGTTGTCTTATAGTGATCCCGTAACAGGTTCAGAAATAACCATCATTCCTTCAGAAACTTATGAAGTGACGACCATGGTCGATTTTGGAACTAAAGTTTTGGGGACTCAAAATGCTACTTTAAAAGATATTTCGGAATTTAAAGAAGAATTTTCCGCCGCGCGTACCTTCAGCTTCCTACATGAACTGGAAATGTTGTTAGATGCCGGTTTAATAAAAGGTGGCGATATGTCAAATGCCATCGTTTATGTTGATAAGGAATTAACGCCTGAAACCGCAGATAAACTGAAAAAAGCTTTTGGGAAAGATGAAGTTTCTATTCGCCCGAACGGAATTTTAGATAATCTTACTTTAAATTATCCCAATGAAGCGGCACGTCACAAACTGCTCGACGTTATCGGAGATTTAGCTTTGGTAGGCGTGAAAATAAAAGGTAAAATTATCGCCAATAAACCGGGCCATTTCATAAATACCCAATTTGCAAAGAAACTGAACAGACAGTGGAAACTGCAGAAGAAAAAAAACGTACCCGATATTGATATTTATAAGGAACCGGTTTATGACATCAACGGAATTATGCGTTTGATGCCACATCGTCCACCATTTTTATTGATTGATAAAATATTAGAACTCTCTGAAACCCATGTAGTCGGACTAAAAAATGTGACAATGAACGAACCGTTTTTTGTTGGACATTTTCCGAAAGAACCCGTGATGCCCGGTGTTTTACAGGTTGAAGCATTAGCACAAACCGGTGGAATTCTTGTGTTAGCAAGTGTTCCGGATCCGGAGAATTATTCTACTTACTTTATCAAAATGGATAAAGTGAAATTTAAGAAAAAAGTGGTGCCGGGTGATACCATGGTTTTCAAAATAGAACTTATTTCACCCATTAGAAGAGGAATCGTTCACATGCAGGGTTACGGCTATGTTGGCGACAGCGTTGTGGTCGAAGCAGAACTCATGGCACAAGTGGCAAAAAACAAAGCTGATTAA
- the lpxD gene encoding UDP-3-O-(3-hydroxymyristoyl)glucosamine N-acyltransferase, translating to MEFTASQIANFINGRIIGDEQAIINGVSPIESGEENHLSFVAQERFVNYIQDSKCSVIIVSEKLLTKDNYRPTIIVVEDAYLSFQVLMNLYQEMQGRKSGIEEGAVFHESATVGENVYVGAFTCVSEKVKIGDGSQIYPQVFIGKNVKIGKNCVLYSGVRIYDYCIIGDNCIIHSNTVIGSDGFGFQPTKDGYQKIPQLGNVVLEDHVEIGSNCSIDRGTIGSTVIGKGTKIDNLIQIAHNVKIGQNNVIAAQAGIAGSTVIGDWNQIGGQVGIVGHIQIGNQVKIQAQSGVNSSTKDGEILYGSPAINAGEYRRNYVHFRNFSDIIKRINNLEINSKDKTNE from the coding sequence ATGGAGTTTACCGCATCGCAGATTGCAAATTTTATTAACGGACGAATTATAGGAGATGAGCAAGCCATCATCAATGGCGTGTCACCCATTGAAAGTGGGGAAGAAAATCACCTTTCATTCGTTGCTCAGGAACGGTTTGTCAATTATATTCAAGATTCAAAGTGTTCCGTGATTATTGTCTCAGAAAAGCTTTTAACCAAAGATAACTATCGTCCCACGATTATTGTGGTAGAAGATGCTTACCTTTCTTTTCAGGTTTTAATGAATCTCTACCAAGAGATGCAGGGCAGGAAATCTGGCATTGAAGAAGGCGCAGTATTTCATGAGTCGGCGACCGTTGGAGAAAATGTATATGTTGGAGCTTTTACCTGTGTTTCCGAAAAGGTAAAAATTGGTGATGGCTCTCAAATCTATCCTCAAGTTTTTATAGGTAAAAATGTGAAAATTGGTAAAAATTGTGTGCTGTATAGTGGCGTAAGAATTTACGATTACTGTATTATTGGCGACAATTGCATTATTCACTCCAATACGGTGATCGGTTCCGATGGTTTCGGATTTCAACCCACAAAAGATGGTTATCAAAAAATTCCTCAGTTAGGGAACGTGGTGCTTGAAGATCATGTAGAAATTGGATCTAACTGCAGTATTGACCGCGGAACAATTGGTTCAACTGTCATAGGTAAAGGTACCAAAATCGATAATTTAATCCAGATTGCCCATAACGTAAAAATTGGTCAGAACAACGTAATTGCCGCGCAGGCAGGAATTGCAGGTTCTACAGTAATTGGTGACTGGAATCAAATCGGTGGTCAAGTCGGCATCGTAGGTCATATTCAGATCGGAAATCAAGTCAAAATACAGGCACAGAGTGGTGTGAATTCCAGCACCAAAGACGGGGAAATTCTGTACGGTTCACCAGCGATCAACGCCGGAGAATACCGACGTAATTATGTGCATTTCCGAAATTTCAGCGATATTATAAAACGAATAAATAATCTTGAGATAAACTCAAAAGATAAAACTAATGAGTGA
- a CDS encoding HD domain-containing protein: MTNKFKIINDPVHGFINIPHEILFDVIEHPYFQRLRRISQTGLLNLIFPGATHTRFHHALGAMHLMFTALETLKLKGVAISKDEEKAAMLAILLHDVGHGPFSHALENMLMDDWHHEKLSLLLMNKMNEEFNGELSVAIEMFQGKYHRKFFNQLISSQLDVDRLDYLKRDSFYTGVVEGNVNTQRIISMMNVAKDELVIDAKGIYSIENFLTARMFMYWQVYFHKTAAIAEFLLVKILARAKFLVSTGEILPASENLSYFLYRNEFEKATQEDINRFTELDDNDIIQAIKFWAKNDDIILSYFCKCIIQRKFPKTIISSKPVDNEFINDKIQKTEEKFGKGSGAELVDQISRDLLPYNSEEQPIYLLQKNGDIVSLDHSENQILSSFINQLNTKYILSFPREI; this comes from the coding sequence ATGACCAACAAGTTTAAAATTATCAACGACCCCGTTCACGGATTTATCAATATTCCGCATGAAATTCTTTTTGATGTTATTGAACATCCCTATTTTCAAAGGTTACGGCGGATTTCACAAACCGGTTTGCTGAATTTAATTTTCCCGGGAGCGACACATACAAGATTCCATCATGCTTTAGGCGCAATGCATTTAATGTTTACTGCGTTGGAAACCTTAAAATTAAAAGGTGTAGCGATTTCTAAAGATGAAGAGAAGGCCGCCATGCTCGCAATTTTGCTGCACGATGTTGGACATGGCCCATTTTCTCATGCTTTAGAAAATATGTTAATGGATGATTGGCACCACGAAAAACTTTCATTGCTGCTGATGAATAAAATGAATGAGGAGTTTAATGGTGAATTGTCGGTTGCCATAGAAATGTTTCAGGGAAAATACCACCGAAAATTCTTTAATCAGTTAATTTCCTCTCAGCTTGATGTTGACCGTTTGGATTATTTAAAACGCGACAGTTTTTATACCGGCGTTGTAGAAGGGAATGTAAATACCCAGCGAATCATTTCGATGATGAACGTTGCAAAAGATGAATTGGTCATTGATGCAAAAGGAATCTATTCCATCGAAAATTTCCTTACCGCAAGAATGTTTATGTATTGGCAGGTCTACTTTCATAAAACCGCAGCAATTGCTGAATTTCTCTTGGTTAAAATTTTAGCACGTGCGAAATTCCTGGTTTCTACGGGGGAAATACTTCCTGCCTCCGAGAATCTGTCCTATTTTTTATATAGGAACGAATTCGAAAAAGCAACTCAGGAAGACATTAACCGATTTACGGAACTAGACGATAATGATATCATTCAGGCAATTAAATTTTGGGCAAAAAATGATGACATCATTCTTTCTTATTTTTGCAAATGTATCATTCAAAGAAAGTTCCCCAAAACAATCATTTCTTCAAAACCCGTTGATAACGAATTTATTAACGATAAGATACAGAAGACAGAAGAGAAATTCGGTAAGGGTAGTGGCGCAGAACTGGTCGATCAAATTTCCCGTGATCTGCTTCCTTACAACAGTGAAGAGCAGCCGATTTACCTTTTGCAGAAAAACGGGGATATCGTGTCGCTGGACCACTCTGAAAACCAGATCCTTTCCTCCTTCATCAATCAGTTGAATACCAAGTATATCTTATCTTTTCCACGGGAAATTTAA
- the efp gene encoding elongation factor P, with translation MATSNDIKKGMCIEYSNDIFKVIDFLHVKPGKGPAFVRTKMKSVTNGKVLDNTFSAGHKIDEVKVTTRKFQYLYEDDNGYHFMNNDDFSQIYLDKEMIENAQFMKAGEEVTIILKESDESPLSAEIPPTVYLDVIEADPGVKGNTATNALKNAIVETGARVMVPLFIEAGDKIKVNTEDGSYLERVK, from the coding sequence ATGGCTACAAGCAACGATATTAAAAAAGGAATGTGTATTGAATATAGCAATGATATTTTTAAAGTCATTGATTTTTTGCACGTTAAACCAGGTAAAGGTCCCGCTTTCGTTAGAACTAAAATGAAGTCGGTGACCAACGGTAAAGTATTGGACAATACTTTTTCTGCAGGTCACAAAATTGACGAGGTTAAAGTCACTACAAGAAAATTTCAATATTTATATGAAGATGATAACGGATATCACTTTATGAATAATGATGATTTTTCTCAAATTTATCTTGATAAAGAAATGATCGAAAACGCTCAGTTTATGAAAGCGGGCGAAGAAGTAACCATTATTTTGAAAGAAAGTGATGAATCTCCTTTATCCGCAGAAATTCCACCGACGGTTTACCTTGATGTGATCGAAGCTGATCCGGGCGTAAAAGGAAATACCGCGACCAACGCACTGAAAAACGCAATCGTTGAAACCGGAGCTCGCGTCATGGTGCCTTTGTTCATCGAAGCTGGTGACAAAATTAAAGTAAATACCGAAGACGGTTCTTACTTAGAAAGAGTAAAATAA